The following proteins are co-located in the Mesorhizobium sp. M1E.F.Ca.ET.045.02.1.1 genome:
- a CDS encoding Crp/Fnr family transcriptional regulator, whose translation MATAGVDDRGAVPRLARIDPRQFEMLFGGCKVERYAAGQHLFVQEDASDRIYGVISGTVEISLYSPGGQKLVANIELSRSLVGEIGALDGLPRTATAICHTACELVSLSRTQLFDRIEKNPSLARAMIELLCARLRWVSGELGDQAFFGIEARLAKRLVFLSGVMADAAGWIPISQSELGEFLGATRESVNKTLNDWRNRHMIAIKRGGLRITNAAALNQIAESQDDD comes from the coding sequence ATGGCCACAGCCGGCGTAGACGACAGGGGCGCTGTGCCGCGCCTGGCGCGGATCGACCCGCGCCAGTTCGAGATGCTGTTCGGCGGCTGCAAGGTCGAACGCTACGCCGCCGGTCAGCACCTGTTCGTCCAGGAGGATGCGTCCGACCGTATCTACGGCGTGATCAGCGGCACCGTCGAAATCTCGCTCTATTCGCCGGGCGGACAGAAGCTGGTGGCCAATATCGAGCTTTCGCGCAGCCTCGTCGGCGAGATCGGCGCCCTCGACGGGCTCCCGCGCACGGCCACCGCCATCTGTCACACCGCTTGCGAGCTGGTTTCACTCAGCCGAACACAACTCTTTGATCGCATTGAAAAAAATCCGTCGCTGGCGCGTGCGATGATCGAACTGCTATGCGCGCGGCTGCGCTGGGTCAGCGGCGAACTCGGCGACCAGGCTTTCTTCGGCATCGAGGCCCGGCTGGCGAAGCGGCTGGTGTTCCTCAGCGGTGTCATGGCAGACGCTGCCGGCTGGATTCCGATCTCGCAGTCGGAGCTTGGCGAGTTCCTCGGCGCGACGCGCGAATCGGTCAACAAGACGCTCAACGACTGGCGCAACCGGCACATGATCGCCATCAAGCGCGGCGGGCTGCGTATCACCAATGCCGCCGCGCTGAACCAGATCGCCGAATCGCAGGACGACGACTGA
- a CDS encoding S8 family serine peptidase: MARGLLIKVRGDGTGLAARGRSLGIGGIDAEPILTLPPGASSADYGAAGDRGATWLRVSAKAAGSDNPWDDAHKLVARGGDFAAAGVDVLAVEPDIEQRWEYKNGSGDRGMAASAAPACTFDDQDPRGGQAVVRDGVAWNAGPNFSQFAAARTRVGAKQANITIAHLDTGFDPGHRTLPAGLLAAKQRNFVDDGTGPDNATDHAPAGTLTSNRGHGTGTLSLLAGNKLDGTSPHWPGFTDFVGGTPQAKILPVRIADWVVRLTTGTMVQGIEYARQQGAQVLSMSMGGLASQALVDAINLAYDHGLVMVTAAGNNFAITPRSIVYPARYNRVLAACGVMGDGRAYAGLAFGTMQGNYGPPSKMKTALGAYTPNVPWAEIDCAKVVDMDGNGTSAATPQIAAAAALWLAEHWDRVKTYPQPWMRIEAVRFALFKVAQKSTQKMNTTETLEKIGQGVVRAFDALAISPPAENQLRKLPPAAYTWSWLDLLTVGNSLAARRPAAVQRQKMFALELMQMAQTTASVDQAIADPDGDPAAISAAARNRYFEAALDEGNPSKPLKAFLEGLLGRAGAKPVPVAVPAASPAPIRRKPRPLPPPQRRLRIYALDPSVAKRLDSVSVHQATLSVPWDDEPSADKPLLAGPIGEYLEVVDVDPASDRVYDPVDLNDKVLLAQDGLPPSEGNPKFHQQMVYAVAMTTIGHFERALGRRALWAPHYSQTPGRSGDMTVKAHYVPRLRIYPHALRAENAYYSPEKKALLFGYFPATSNEGDVTTPGTTVFSCLSSDIIAHEMSHALLDGLHRRFQEASNPDVPAFHEAFADIVALFQHFTLKELVSFEIGKARGDVSAASLLSGIAKQFGEGSGRAGPLREYGGSGMADLDYDKTFEAHDRGSILVFAVYQAFIAIADRRTDDLIQLATGGTGILPAGTLHPSLVERLTDEVAKTAGQMLTMCIRALDYCPAVDITFGEYLRALITADRDAYPDDPLHYRLAFLESFRKWKLLPRDVRTISEETLAWSAPEDPSPPWLSGLLSKIDLGWNQKLKRAEIFALNDKNRYALWKAMHKAFASNPDLYKQFGLLPDLPRYNEDGTVMHAPKKGETTFDIYSVRPTRRVEPDGSFRVEVVAVIQQRIPVAVDGTPAPQGVNKGNGFFWFRGGATIIIDPREGFEEIRYSIIKNTGSADRQKRQAGTMAANYLSPLRALYFGGEVSEPFALLHASDGDDDHV, from the coding sequence ATGGCGAGGGGACTCCTGATCAAGGTTCGCGGCGATGGCACCGGGCTTGCAGCGCGAGGCCGGTCGCTTGGCATAGGGGGCATCGACGCCGAACCGATCCTGACCCTGCCGCCGGGTGCGTCCAGCGCTGACTACGGGGCGGCGGGGGACCGTGGCGCGACCTGGCTGCGGGTTTCCGCCAAGGCGGCAGGCTCGGACAATCCTTGGGACGATGCCCACAAGCTTGTAGCCCGCGGCGGAGATTTCGCGGCGGCGGGCGTGGATGTCCTGGCAGTCGAGCCCGACATCGAACAGCGATGGGAGTACAAGAACGGCAGCGGCGACCGCGGCATGGCGGCGAGCGCCGCGCCTGCCTGCACCTTCGACGATCAGGATCCTCGCGGCGGACAAGCGGTCGTCCGGGACGGTGTCGCCTGGAACGCCGGGCCGAATTTCAGCCAATTCGCGGCCGCCCGCACCAGGGTTGGCGCCAAGCAGGCCAACATCACCATCGCTCATCTCGATACCGGCTTCGATCCGGGACATCGCACATTGCCGGCCGGGCTTCTGGCGGCAAAGCAGCGCAATTTCGTCGATGACGGCACCGGACCGGACAACGCGACCGATCATGCGCCTGCCGGCACGCTCACCAGCAATCGCGGTCACGGCACCGGCACGCTCAGCCTGCTTGCCGGCAACAAGCTCGACGGCACCTCGCCGCACTGGCCGGGTTTCACCGATTTCGTCGGCGGTACCCCGCAGGCCAAGATCCTTCCGGTGCGCATCGCCGACTGGGTGGTGCGGCTGACGACAGGCACGATGGTGCAAGGCATCGAGTATGCGCGCCAGCAAGGCGCCCAGGTGCTGTCGATGAGCATGGGCGGCCTCGCCTCGCAAGCGCTGGTCGATGCCATCAACCTTGCTTACGACCATGGCCTGGTCATGGTCACCGCGGCTGGCAACAACTTTGCCATCACGCCTCGCAGCATCGTCTATCCCGCGCGCTACAACCGTGTGCTGGCGGCATGCGGCGTGATGGGCGATGGCCGCGCCTATGCCGGACTCGCCTTCGGCACCATGCAGGGCAACTACGGCCCGCCGTCGAAGATGAAGACGGCGCTCGGCGCCTACACGCCGAACGTGCCCTGGGCGGAGATCGACTGCGCCAAGGTCGTCGACATGGATGGCAACGGCACGTCGGCGGCGACGCCGCAGATCGCGGCAGCCGCGGCGCTTTGGCTGGCCGAGCACTGGGATCGTGTGAAGACTTATCCGCAGCCATGGATGCGCATCGAGGCCGTCCGCTTCGCGCTGTTCAAGGTGGCGCAGAAATCCACGCAGAAGATGAACACCACCGAGACGCTGGAGAAGATCGGGCAGGGGGTGGTTCGCGCCTTCGATGCGCTGGCAATCTCCCCACCGGCCGAGAACCAGCTCCGAAAACTGCCGCCGGCCGCCTATACATGGAGCTGGCTGGATCTGCTCACCGTCGGCAATTCTCTGGCGGCACGGCGACCGGCCGCCGTCCAAAGGCAAAAGATGTTTGCGCTCGAGCTTATGCAGATGGCGCAAACCACCGCTTCCGTCGACCAGGCGATCGCCGACCCGGATGGCGATCCGGCCGCGATCTCGGCCGCCGCGCGCAACCGCTATTTCGAGGCGGCTCTCGACGAAGGCAATCCGTCGAAGCCGCTCAAGGCCTTTCTCGAAGGGTTGCTGGGCAGGGCCGGCGCCAAGCCGGTGCCGGTCGCCGTTCCCGCCGCAAGCCCGGCGCCGATCAGGCGCAAGCCGCGCCCGCTGCCGCCGCCGCAGCGGCGCCTGCGCATCTACGCGCTCGACCCTTCGGTCGCCAAGCGGCTGGACTCGGTGTCGGTCCACCAGGCGACGCTCTCGGTTCCCTGGGACGACGAGCCATCGGCCGACAAGCCGCTGCTGGCGGGCCCGATCGGCGAATATCTCGAGGTGGTCGATGTCGATCCGGCCTCCGACCGCGTCTACGATCCGGTCGACCTCAACGACAAGGTGCTCCTGGCCCAGGACGGCCTGCCGCCTTCGGAAGGCAATCCGAAGTTTCACCAGCAGATGGTCTACGCGGTCGCCATGACAACGATCGGCCATTTCGAGCGCGCACTCGGCCGTCGCGCGCTGTGGGCGCCGCACTATTCGCAAACCCCCGGCCGCAGCGGCGACATGACGGTAAAGGCCCACTATGTGCCGCGCCTGCGCATCTATCCACACGCGCTGCGCGCCGAGAACGCCTATTACAGCCCGGAAAAGAAGGCGCTGCTGTTCGGCTATTTCCCGGCAACCAGCAATGAGGGCGACGTCACCACACCTGGGACGACGGTGTTTTCTTGCCTGTCCAGCGACATCATCGCGCATGAGATGTCGCATGCGCTGCTCGACGGGCTGCATCGGCGCTTCCAGGAAGCGTCCAATCCGGACGTTCCGGCCTTCCATGAGGCGTTTGCCGACATCGTTGCGCTGTTCCAGCATTTTACCCTGAAGGAGCTGGTGAGTTTCGAGATCGGCAAGGCGAGGGGCGATGTGTCGGCGGCGTCGCTGCTTTCCGGCATCGCCAAGCAATTCGGTGAAGGCAGCGGCCGGGCCGGACCACTGCGCGAATATGGCGGCTCGGGCATGGCCGACCTCGACTACGACAAAACCTTCGAGGCGCATGACCGCGGCTCGATCCTCGTCTTCGCGGTCTATCAGGCGTTCATCGCCATCGCCGACCGCCGCACCGACGATCTGATCCAGCTTGCCACCGGCGGTACCGGTATCCTGCCGGCAGGCACCTTGCATCCGAGCCTTGTCGAGCGCCTTACCGACGAGGTTGCCAAGACCGCCGGACAGATGCTCACCATGTGCATCCGTGCGCTCGATTATTGCCCGGCCGTCGACATCACCTTCGGCGAGTATCTGCGCGCGCTGATCACTGCCGACCGCGATGCCTATCCGGACGATCCGCTCCATTATCGCCTGGCGTTCCTGGAATCCTTCCGCAAGTGGAAGCTTTTGCCGCGCGACGTGCGGACCATTTCGGAAGAGACGCTCGCCTGGAGCGCGCCGGAAGACCCTTCGCCACCATGGCTGAGCGGGTTGCTGAGCAAGATCGACCTCGGCTGGAACCAGAAGCTGAAGCGCGCCGAGATCTTCGCCCTCAATGACAAGAACCGCTACGCGCTGTGGAAGGCTATGCACAAGGCCTTCGCGTCCAACCCGGACCTCTACAAGCAGTTCGGCCTGCTGCCCGACCTGCCGCGCTACAATGAGGACGGCACGGTCATGCACGCGCCGAAGAAGGGCGAGACGACTTTCGACATCTACAGCGTACGGCCGACGCGGCGGGTCGAGCCGGACGGTTCGTTCCGCGTCGAGGTGGTCGCCGTTATCCAGCAGCGGATACCCGTCGCCGTCGACGGCACGCCTGCGCCGCAGGGCGTGAACAAGGGTAACGGCTTCTTCTGGTTCCGCGGCGGCGCGACCATCATCATCGACCCGCGCGAAGGCTTTGAGGAGATCCGCTACTCGATCATCAAGAACACCGGCAGCGCGGACCGGCAGAAGCGGCAGGCCGGGACGATGGCGGCAAACTATCTGTCGCCGCTCAGAGCGCTCTATTTCGGCGGCGAGGTGTCGGAACCCTTCGCCCTGCTGCATGCCAGCGACGGAGACGACGACCATGTCTAG
- a CDS encoding MBL fold metallo-hydrolase, translating into MSRRPAARRRPVDATASATTHASAVTVRHYCQGIGDCHLLTFTKPDGSLFRMLIDCGIHVSITGGPALVADIVADLKKDTGGRIDVLVVTHEHWDHVSGFLTAKDLFKDFAVGDVWMAWTENPADAEAVELDKFKGQALAALQSAGQKLDGMQGLNPYMAGVRDGLQAVLGFQFGAAGERVRSARDAAAKLSAKPSPTYFEPGGAPQSIAELPNLRIYVLGPPRDKAALRLEEKASEMFPLASGGPFARALASGLKMNQADDPTYIDELSPFERNIGTPLSAAQNGDKGSDPAVDIGAFTSKHYSGAVSGAAPMEDRDQSWRRIDADWMAIAADLALQLDRGVNNTSLVLAFEFTDTGRVFLFPGDAQIGNWLSWKDLKFQVGAATVTTADLLARTVYLKVAHHGSQNATPEKQGLDLITSPDLSAFVPTNKLDALKVHWGEMPYGAILTALEAKTKGRVIRADDAWLANANGKPAFASPSGSILAVRSAPRDHARGAGGLWVEVDLA; encoded by the coding sequence ATGTCTAGAAGGCCCGCGGCAAGGAGAAGGCCCGTTGACGCCACGGCTTCCGCGACGACGCATGCGTCGGCCGTCACCGTCCGGCACTATTGCCAGGGCATCGGCGACTGCCACCTGCTCACCTTCACGAAGCCGGATGGCTCGCTGTTCCGCATGCTGATCGATTGCGGCATCCACGTCTCGATCACAGGCGGTCCGGCGCTCGTCGCCGACATCGTCGCCGACCTTAAGAAGGACACGGGCGGCAGGATCGATGTGCTCGTTGTCACGCATGAGCACTGGGACCACGTCTCGGGGTTCCTGACCGCGAAGGACCTGTTCAAGGATTTTGCCGTCGGCGATGTCTGGATGGCTTGGACCGAAAACCCCGCCGACGCCGAAGCTGTGGAGCTCGACAAGTTCAAGGGCCAGGCGCTCGCAGCGCTGCAAAGCGCGGGCCAGAAGCTTGACGGCATGCAGGGGCTCAACCCTTACATGGCGGGCGTCCGCGACGGTCTGCAGGCCGTGCTCGGTTTCCAGTTCGGCGCGGCCGGCGAACGGGTGCGTTCGGCGCGCGATGCCGCGGCAAAGTTGTCCGCAAAACCGTCGCCCACCTATTTCGAGCCCGGCGGGGCGCCGCAGTCGATCGCCGAACTGCCCAATCTTCGGATTTATGTGCTCGGTCCGCCGCGCGACAAGGCAGCTCTCCGACTGGAGGAAAAGGCGAGCGAGATGTTTCCGCTCGCCAGCGGCGGGCCGTTTGCACGGGCGCTCGCATCCGGGCTGAAGATGAACCAGGCCGACGATCCGACCTATATCGACGAACTCAGCCCCTTCGAACGCAACATCGGCACGCCGCTTTCCGCGGCGCAGAACGGCGACAAGGGCAGCGATCCGGCCGTCGATATCGGCGCCTTTACCAGCAAGCACTATTCCGGGGCGGTTTCGGGCGCCGCACCCATGGAGGATCGCGACCAGTCCTGGCGCCGCATCGACGCCGACTGGATGGCAATTGCCGCCGACCTGGCGCTGCAGCTCGATCGCGGCGTCAACAACACCAGCCTTGTGCTCGCCTTCGAATTCACCGACACCGGCCGCGTGTTCCTGTTCCCGGGCGACGCCCAGATCGGCAATTGGCTGAGCTGGAAGGATCTGAAGTTCCAGGTGGGAGCGGCGACCGTCACCACCGCCGACCTTCTGGCGCGCACCGTCTATCTGAAGGTCGCGCATCACGGCAGCCAGAACGCCACGCCGGAAAAGCAGGGACTCGACCTGATAACGAGCCCGGACCTCTCGGCTTTCGTTCCCACCAACAAGCTGGATGCGTTGAAGGTCCATTGGGGCGAGATGCCCTATGGCGCGATCCTGACCGCGCTCGAAGCGAAGACCAAGGGCCGGGTCATCCGGGCCGACGATGCCTGGCTGGCGAATGCGAATGGAAAGCCAGCTTTCGCTTCGCCCTCGGGCTCGATCCTGGCGGTGCGCAGTGCGCCGCGCGATCATGCCCGTGGGGCGGGTGGGCTGTGGGTCGAGGTGGATTTGGCTTAG
- a CDS encoding phosphoglycolate phosphatase yields MTRPIIVFDLDGTIIDTAPDLLDSLNHSLAASDLAAVDEAGFRRFVGHGGRVMIERAHAAQNKALMAEEHDRLLKLFLDHYTLNIPGKSRPYPGVTSALDRFEAAGYLMAVCTNKYEANSATLIGALGMDKYFAAICGQDTFAFRKPDPRHLIETIRLAGGDPYNALMVGDSQTDIDTAKAAGIPVVAVDFGYTDRHVREFEPTLVISHFDTLTPDLAERLIAAAR; encoded by the coding sequence ATGACCCGACCGATCATCGTGTTCGACCTCGACGGGACGATTATCGACACCGCGCCAGACCTGCTCGACAGCCTCAACCACAGCCTGGCAGCCAGCGACCTCGCCGCGGTCGACGAGGCCGGCTTCAGGCGCTTTGTCGGTCACGGCGGCCGCGTCATGATCGAACGGGCGCATGCGGCGCAGAACAAAGCGCTGATGGCGGAAGAGCATGACCGGCTGCTGAAGCTTTTTCTCGATCACTACACGCTCAACATCCCCGGCAAGTCGCGCCCCTACCCCGGCGTGACTTCGGCCCTCGATCGCTTCGAGGCCGCCGGCTACCTGATGGCGGTCTGCACCAACAAATACGAAGCGAATTCGGCGACGTTGATCGGGGCGCTCGGCATGGACAAATATTTCGCCGCGATCTGCGGCCAGGACACGTTCGCCTTTCGCAAGCCCGATCCTCGCCATCTCATCGAGACGATCAGGCTGGCGGGCGGCGACCCGTACAACGCCCTGATGGTCGGCGATTCGCAGACCGATATCGACACCGCCAAGGCGGCCGGCATTCCGGTGGTGGCGGTGGATTTCGGCTATACGGACCGCCATGTGCGCGAGTTCGAGCCGACTTTGGTGATCTCGCATTTCGACACGCTGACGCCGGATCTTGCCGAGCGGCTGATCGCGGCGGCGCGCTGA
- the rpiA gene encoding ribose-5-phosphate isomerase RpiA has product MDARQLKVEAARAALAHVSNGMRLGIGTGTTADEFVRLLAEKVATGLEVIGVPTSERTAALCRELGVPLSTLEQTPELDLTIDGADEIDPALTLIKGGGGALLREKIVAAASDRMIVIADRSKMVETLGRFPLPIEVNKFGLRATEIAVGAAAADLGLAGPVTLRMTGSQPFVTDGGHFILDASFGRIPDTRALSNALFAIPGVVEHGLFIGLASTAIIAGGDGIQTVHAARKPGSSIDHDVA; this is encoded by the coding sequence ATGGATGCAAGGCAGTTGAAGGTCGAGGCCGCGCGGGCGGCGCTCGCCCATGTCAGCAACGGCATGCGGCTCGGCATCGGCACAGGCACGACCGCCGACGAATTCGTCCGGCTGCTGGCCGAAAAGGTCGCGACCGGCCTCGAGGTCATCGGCGTGCCCACATCCGAGCGTACCGCGGCACTGTGCCGCGAGCTCGGCGTGCCGCTATCGACGCTGGAGCAAACGCCCGAACTCGACCTCACCATCGACGGCGCCGACGAGATCGATCCGGCGCTGACGCTGATCAAGGGCGGCGGCGGCGCGCTCCTGCGCGAAAAGATCGTCGCCGCGGCTTCCGATCGCATGATCGTGATTGCCGATCGGTCCAAGATGGTCGAGACCCTCGGCCGGTTTCCGCTGCCAATCGAAGTCAACAAGTTCGGCCTGCGCGCCACCGAGATCGCCGTCGGCGCGGCTGCGGCGGACCTCGGCCTTGCCGGTCCGGTGACATTGAGGATGACGGGGAGCCAGCCATTTGTTACAGACGGCGGCCACTTTATCCTCGATGCATCTTTTGGCCGCATTCCGGATACAAGAGCGCTTTCGAACGCTCTCTTCGCCATTCCGGGCGTTGTCGAGCACGGTCTATTCATCGGGCTGGCGTCAACGGCCATCATCGCCGGCGGCGACGGTATCCAAACCGTCCATGCCGCCCGAAAACCAGGGAGTTCTATCGACCATGATGTTGCATAA
- a CDS encoding DUF2059 domain-containing protein — translation MMLHKRVRRLSTLLAASAVLALSSPAFSQDISESHLKAARAAVVAIHATDPFDNILPQAAAALENQLIQKNPDMQELIGKTVTEKAIGLASRRADLEKEAALAYAKVFSEKDLNDIAAFYSSDAGKKLLDSGPAVTRDLVKAADIWQNGVARDLAQQVGETLAAAAKAAAPAKPAQDATAPADGSAPADNSAPADGSAPADNSQN, via the coding sequence ATGATGTTGCATAAACGGGTTCGCCGTCTTTCGACGCTTCTGGCGGCCTCAGCCGTTCTCGCGCTGTCCTCGCCGGCGTTTTCGCAGGATATCAGCGAATCGCATCTCAAGGCCGCGCGGGCCGCAGTTGTGGCTATCCATGCCACGGACCCGTTCGACAATATCCTGCCGCAGGCGGCGGCGGCGCTTGAGAACCAGCTCATCCAGAAGAACCCCGACATGCAGGAACTGATCGGCAAGACCGTCACCGAGAAGGCGATCGGCCTCGCTTCGCGGCGCGCCGATCTCGAGAAAGAGGCGGCGCTCGCCTATGCGAAGGTGTTCTCCGAGAAGGACCTCAACGATATCGCCGCCTTCTATAGCTCGGACGCCGGCAAGAAGCTGCTCGACAGCGGCCCGGCGGTGACGCGCGACCTCGTGAAAGCAGCCGACATCTGGCAGAACGGCGTCGCCCGCGATCTTGCCCAGCAGGTCGGCGAGACGCTGGCCGCCGCCGCGAAAGCAGCGGCCCCGGCCAAGCCCGCGCAGGATGCCACGGCACCCGCCGACGGCTCCGCCCCGGCCGACAACTCGGCTCCTGCCGATGGATCGGCGCCGGCCGACAACTCGCAGAACTGA
- the gor gene encoding glutathione-disulfide reductase, translated as MAGYDYDLFVIGGGSGGVRAARVAASLGKRVAIAEEYRYGGTCVIRGCVPKKLYVYASQFPEHFTDAAGYGWTVPEARFDWPTLVANKDKEIARLEAIYKKNVVGAGGEAFHSRAVLVDPHSVYLVAEDRTVSADQILIATGGRAAPHPALSGHEYCIFSNEAFDLKQLPKAIMIEGGGYIAVEFANIFHGLGVDTTLVYRGQEILSRFDMDLRRSLHETMEKKGIRILCHSVSEWVRKNPQGRLDVLLSGGQTLTVDQVMLAIGRIPNTENMGLEGVGVELGKTGAIVVDEYSRTNIENIWAIGDVTHRVQLTPVAIHEAMCFIETAFKGNPTAVDHDTIPTAVFSQPEIGTVGLSEDEAVKRFPDIEIYRASFRPMRHTLSGRDEKMLMKLVVDGVTRKVLGAHVLGPDAGEMAQLLGIPLKAGLTKDDFDRTMAVHPTAAEELVTMYKPTYRVKNGERV; from the coding sequence ATGGCCGGCTACGACTATGATCTCTTCGTCATCGGCGGCGGCTCGGGTGGGGTGAGGGCGGCTCGCGTGGCGGCATCCCTCGGCAAGCGCGTCGCCATCGCCGAGGAATATCGCTATGGCGGCACCTGCGTCATCCGCGGCTGCGTGCCGAAGAAGCTCTATGTCTATGCCTCGCAATTTCCCGAGCATTTCACTGATGCGGCCGGCTATGGCTGGACGGTGCCCGAGGCAAGGTTCGACTGGCCGACGCTGGTCGCCAACAAGGACAAGGAGATCGCCAGGCTGGAGGCGATCTACAAGAAGAATGTCGTGGGCGCGGGCGGCGAGGCTTTCCACTCGCGCGCCGTGCTGGTCGACCCGCATTCGGTATATCTGGTTGCCGAGGACCGCACCGTCAGCGCCGACCAGATCCTGATCGCCACCGGCGGCAGGGCGGCGCCGCATCCGGCGCTTTCCGGCCACGAGTATTGCATCTTCTCCAACGAGGCGTTCGATCTCAAGCAGTTGCCGAAGGCGATCATGATCGAGGGCGGCGGTTACATCGCCGTCGAGTTCGCCAACATTTTCCATGGACTGGGCGTCGACACCACGCTCGTCTACCGTGGTCAGGAGATCCTCAGCCGCTTCGACATGGACCTTCGCCGCTCATTGCACGAGACCATGGAGAAGAAGGGGATCAGGATTCTGTGCCACTCGGTCTCCGAATGGGTGCGCAAGAACCCGCAGGGCAGGCTGGACGTGCTGCTCTCCGGCGGCCAGACGCTGACGGTCGACCAGGTGATGCTGGCGATCGGCCGTATCCCCAACACCGAGAATATGGGGCTCGAAGGCGTTGGCGTGGAACTTGGCAAGACAGGTGCGATCGTTGTCGACGAATATTCCCGCACCAATATCGAGAATATCTGGGCGATCGGCGACGTCACCCACCGCGTGCAGTTGACGCCGGTCGCCATCCACGAGGCGATGTGTTTCATCGAGACCGCCTTCAAGGGCAATCCGACGGCGGTGGATCATGACACGATCCCGACGGCCGTGTTCTCGCAGCCCGAGATCGGCACTGTCGGCCTGTCGGAGGATGAGGCGGTCAAGCGCTTCCCGGACATCGAGATCTATCGCGCGTCCTTCCGCCCAATGCGGCACACGCTGTCGGGCCGCGACGAGAAGATGCTCATGAAGCTCGTGGTTGACGGCGTCACCAGAAAAGTGCTCGGCGCCCATGTTCTGGGACCGGATGCCGGAGAGATGGCGCAGCTTCTCGGCATTCCGCTGAAGGCCGGGCTCACCAAGGACGATTTCGATCGCACCATGGCGGTACATCCGACCGCGGCCGAGGAACTGGTCACCATGTACAAGCCGACCTATCGCGTGAAGAATGGCGAGCGCGTCTAA
- the mgtE gene encoding magnesium transporter: MNEFAPVLDDEAVAVARVLANDHVADVVEALNHEPRETAIELLCAVPFERLVEIFDQPELESAPELAEALPRAKASKLLTAMSVDRAADILRELDEPARSELLGALAPPLRATLLSILGYPEGSAASIMTTEFVSVPSDWTVGRTLDYIRKVERTRETVYAIYIVDPETQLLLRSAGLRRLITGEPEDSILSVAPDRVPVTVTPLTDRETLAQTISKYDLLALPVVDHGKLLGIVTIDDIIDTMVEETTEDVHRFGGMEALDEPYMKMSFLAMIQKRAGWLCALFVSEMLTANAMQSYEGELEKAIVLTLFIPLIMSSGGNSGSQATSLVIRALALREIGLRDWWRVALRELPTGLVLGSILGVVGICRITLWQCLGLYDYGPHWMLIAATVGAALIGIVTFGSLSGSMLPFALKRIGFDPASASAPFVATLVDVTGLVIYFSVALVILRGTLL; encoded by the coding sequence ATGAACGAATTCGCACCCGTACTGGACGACGAAGCCGTCGCCGTCGCCCGTGTGCTTGCCAACGATCACGTCGCCGACGTCGTCGAAGCCCTCAATCATGAGCCCCGTGAGACGGCCATCGAGTTGCTCTGCGCGGTGCCGTTCGAGCGGCTGGTCGAGATTTTCGATCAGCCGGAACTCGAAAGCGCCCCGGAACTCGCCGAGGCCTTGCCGCGAGCCAAGGCGAGCAAGCTTTTGACCGCGATGTCGGTGGACCGCGCGGCCGACATCCTGCGCGAGCTGGATGAGCCGGCCCGCTCAGAGCTGCTTGGCGCGCTCGCCCCGCCGCTGCGCGCAACGCTGCTTTCTATTCTGGGCTATCCCGAAGGCAGCGCCGCCTCGATCATGACGACGGAGTTCGTCAGCGTGCCCTCGGACTGGACCGTCGGCCGCACGCTCGACTACATCCGCAAGGTCGAGCGGACGCGCGAGACGGTCTACGCGATCTACATCGTCGATCCGGAAACGCAGCTTCTGCTGCGTTCGGCGGGGCTGCGCCGCCTCATCACCGGCGAGCCGGAGGATTCGATCCTGTCGGTGGCGCCGGATCGCGTGCCGGTGACGGTCACGCCGCTCACCGATCGCGAAACGCTCGCCCAGACGATCTCCAAATACGACCTGCTCGCCCTCCCGGTGGTCGACCACGGCAAGCTTCTCGGCATCGTCACCATCGACGATATCATCGACACGATGGTCGAGGAAACGACCGAGGACGTGCATCGTTTCGGCGGCATGGAGGCGCTGGACGAGCCCTACATGAAGATGAGCTTCCTCGCCATGATCCAGAAGCGCGCCGGCTGGCTTTGCGCGCTGTTCGTCAGCGAGATGCTGACGGCCAACGCCATGCAGAGCTACGAGGGGGAGCTGGAGAAGGCGATCGTGCTGACGCTCTTCATCCCCCTGATCATGAGCTCCGGCGGCAATTCCGGCTCGCAGGCGACCTCGCTGGTCATCCGCGCGCTGGCGCTGCGCGAGATCGGCCTGCGCGACTGGTGGCGCGTCGCCTTGCGCGAGCTGCCGACAGGACTGGTGCTCGGCTCGATCCTCGGCGTCGTCGGTATCTGCCGCATCACGCTCTGGCAATGTCTCGGCCTCTACGACTACGGCCCGCACTGGATGCTGATCGCGGCAACGGTGGGTGCGGCACTGATCGGCATCGTCACTTTCGGCTCGCTCTCGGGATCGATGCTGCCCTTCGCGCTGAAGCGCATCGGCTTCGATCCGGCGAGCGCCTCGGCGCCGTTCGTCGCCACGCTGGTCGATGTCACCGGGCTGGTGATCTACTTCTCGGTGGCGCTCGTGATCCTGCGCGGCACGCTGCTTTGA